A single region of the Acipenser ruthenus chromosome 57, fAciRut3.2 maternal haplotype, whole genome shotgun sequence genome encodes:
- the LOC131724826 gene encoding oocyte zinc finger protein XlCOF6-like isoform X2: MEITDLTIVESKEIPELEPVHIKEEAVELECVHITEEVSEENKVDTLEENIVKMESSHCEDYPPEQICMKPNQLVSEDTGSSIGEESTVLGSIQRKHHPPQEGAMPSTSSTAYLGRRTSTPAPRSKISTDGKLQRKQKHRESTPRDEYVKKLRTRSVQNLSAQDSRPLPVGFTATPHPDSSATQGNFISLQTPQQIPSEQILYHCTECGTNFSDREKLKIHQRIHTGEKPFHCADCGRSFSHKQGLQRHQVTHSTGKPFHCADCGKGFNLKTLLQAHQRIHTGEKPFHCADCGRSFNQKGNLQSHQLTHTGEKPYECPDCGKSFNHKCNLQKHQLTHTGEKPFVCSNCGRCFNQKCNLKNHQRIHRGEKPFHCADCGRSFNQKGDLQKHQRIHTGEKPYECPDCGRRFHQKGTLQSHQLTHCTDKLFLCADCGRSFSQKQGLQRHQLTHSTNKPFHCADCGKGFNLKTLLQAHQRIHTGEKPFHCADCGRSFNQKGNLQSHQLTHTGEKPYECPDCGRRFHQKCNLKKHQRIHRGEKPFHCADCGKSFNHKCNLQKHQLTHTGEKPFLCSDCGRCFSQKCNLKKHQRIHRGEKPFHCADCGRSFNQKGDLQKHQRIHTGEKPYECPDCGRRFNQKSNLQSHQLSHSTDKPFHCADCGKGFNQKCDLQQHQLTHTG; this comes from the exons atggagattacagacctgacaattgtagaaagtaaagagatccctgaacttgaacctgtccacattaaagaggaggccgtAGAGCTGGAGTGTGTTCACATCACAGAGGAAGTTAGTGAAGAAAATAAAGTCGATACACTGGAGGAGAATATAGTTAAGATGGAATCTAGCCATTGTGAAGATTATCCTCCTGAACAGATCTGCATGAAACCCAATCAGCTTGTCTCTGAAGACACTGGTTCTAGTATTGGAGAAGAGAgcactgtgctggggtccattcagaggaaacatcacccccctcaggaaggagcgatgccgtccacgagcagcacagcct ATCTAGGAAGACGCACCTCCACTCCAGCACCCCGGAGCAAAATCTCTACTGATGGGAAACTGCAGCGtaagcagaaacacagagagtcaACACCCCGAGATGAATATGTGAAGAAACTGAGAACTCGTTCGGTTCAGAATCTTTCTGCACAAGATAGCCGACCACTTCCTGTGGGATTTACAGCGACTCCACATCCCGACAGTTCTGCAACCCAGGGCAACTTCATTTCCCTACAAACTCCCCAGCAGATTCCTTCAGAGCAGATcttgtatcactgtactgaatgtggcacCAATTTCAGTGACCGGGAAAagctgaaaatacaccagcgtattcacacaggagagaaaccgtttcactgtgctgattgtgggaggaGTTTTAGTCATAAACAAGGACTTCAAAGACACCAGGTAACTCACAGTACAGGTAAaccatttcactgtgctgattgtgggaaaggttTTAATCTTAAAACTTTACttcaagcacaccagcgaattcacacgggagagaaaccgtttcactgtgctgattgtgggaggagttttaatcagaaaggaaaccttcaatcacaccagctaactcacacaggagagaaaccgtacgagtgtcctgactgtggcaAGAGTTTTAATCATAAATGtaaccttcaaaaacaccagctaactcacacaggagagaaaccatttgTGTGTTCTAACTGTGGGAGGtgttttaatcagaaatgtaacCTTAAAaatcaccagcgaattcacagaggagagaaaccgtttcactgtgctgattgtgggaggagttttaatcagaaaggtgaccttcaaaaacaccagcgaattcacacaggagagaaaccgtatgagtgtcctgactgtgggaggcgttttcatcagaaaggaacccttcaatcacaccagctaaCTCACTGTACAGATAAACTATTTCtttgtgctgattgtgggaggagtttcagtcAGAAACAAGGACTTCAAagacaccagctaactcacagtacaaataaaccatttcactgtgctgattgtgggaaaggttTTAATCTTAAAACTTTACttcaagcacaccagcgaattcacacgggagagaaaccatttcactgtgctgattgtgggaggagttttaatcagaaaggaaaccttcaatcacaccagctaactcacacaggagagaaaccgtacgagtgtcctgactgtgggaggcgttttcatcagaaatgtaaccttaaaaaacaccagcgaattcacagaggagagaaaccgtttcactgtgctgattgtgggaagagttttaatcataaatgtaaccttcaaaaacaccagctaactcacacaggagagaaaccatttttgtgttctgactgtgggaggTGTTTTAGTCAGAAATGtaaccttaaaaaacaccagcgaattcacagaggagagaaaccgtttcactgtgctgattgtgggaggagttttaatcagaaaggtgaccttcaaaaacaccagcgaattcacacaggagagaaaccgtatgagtgtcctgactgtgggaggcgttttaatcagaaatctaaccttcaatcacaccagctatctcacagtacagataaaccgtttcactgtgctgattgtgggaaaggttttaatcagaaatgtgaCCTTCAAcaacaccagctaactcacacagGATAG
- the LOC131724826 gene encoding oocyte zinc finger protein XlCOF6-like isoform X1, whose protein sequence is MEITDLTIVESKEIPELEPVHIKEEAVELECVHITEEVSEENKVDTLEENIVKMESSHCEDYPPEQICMKPNQLVSEDTGSSIGEESTVLGSIQRKHHPPQEGAMPSTSSTASDLGRRTSTPAPRSKISTDGKLQRKQKHRESTPRDEYVKKLRTRSVQNLSAQDSRPLPVGFTATPHPDSSATQGNFISLQTPQQIPSEQILYHCTECGTNFSDREKLKIHQRIHTGEKPFHCADCGRSFSHKQGLQRHQVTHSTGKPFHCADCGKGFNLKTLLQAHQRIHTGEKPFHCADCGRSFNQKGNLQSHQLTHTGEKPYECPDCGKSFNHKCNLQKHQLTHTGEKPFVCSNCGRCFNQKCNLKNHQRIHRGEKPFHCADCGRSFNQKGDLQKHQRIHTGEKPYECPDCGRRFHQKGTLQSHQLTHCTDKLFLCADCGRSFSQKQGLQRHQLTHSTNKPFHCADCGKGFNLKTLLQAHQRIHTGEKPFHCADCGRSFNQKGNLQSHQLTHTGEKPYECPDCGRRFHQKCNLKKHQRIHRGEKPFHCADCGKSFNHKCNLQKHQLTHTGEKPFLCSDCGRCFSQKCNLKKHQRIHRGEKPFHCADCGRSFNQKGDLQKHQRIHTGEKPYECPDCGRRFNQKSNLQSHQLSHSTDKPFHCADCGKGFNQKCDLQQHQLTHTG, encoded by the exons atggagattacagacctgacaattgtagaaagtaaagagatccctgaacttgaacctgtccacattaaagaggaggccgtAGAGCTGGAGTGTGTTCACATCACAGAGGAAGTTAGTGAAGAAAATAAAGTCGATACACTGGAGGAGAATATAGTTAAGATGGAATCTAGCCATTGTGAAGATTATCCTCCTGAACAGATCTGCATGAAACCCAATCAGCTTGTCTCTGAAGACACTGGTTCTAGTATTGGAGAAGAGAgcactgtgctggggtccattcagaggaaacatcacccccctcaggaaggagcgatgccgtccacgagcagcacagcct CAGATCTAGGAAGACGCACCTCCACTCCAGCACCCCGGAGCAAAATCTCTACTGATGGGAAACTGCAGCGtaagcagaaacacagagagtcaACACCCCGAGATGAATATGTGAAGAAACTGAGAACTCGTTCGGTTCAGAATCTTTCTGCACAAGATAGCCGACCACTTCCTGTGGGATTTACAGCGACTCCACATCCCGACAGTTCTGCAACCCAGGGCAACTTCATTTCCCTACAAACTCCCCAGCAGATTCCTTCAGAGCAGATcttgtatcactgtactgaatgtggcacCAATTTCAGTGACCGGGAAAagctgaaaatacaccagcgtattcacacaggagagaaaccgtttcactgtgctgattgtgggaggaGTTTTAGTCATAAACAAGGACTTCAAAGACACCAGGTAACTCACAGTACAGGTAAaccatttcactgtgctgattgtgggaaaggttTTAATCTTAAAACTTTACttcaagcacaccagcgaattcacacgggagagaaaccgtttcactgtgctgattgtgggaggagttttaatcagaaaggaaaccttcaatcacaccagctaactcacacaggagagaaaccgtacgagtgtcctgactgtggcaAGAGTTTTAATCATAAATGtaaccttcaaaaacaccagctaactcacacaggagagaaaccatttgTGTGTTCTAACTGTGGGAGGtgttttaatcagaaatgtaacCTTAAAaatcaccagcgaattcacagaggagagaaaccgtttcactgtgctgattgtgggaggagttttaatcagaaaggtgaccttcaaaaacaccagcgaattcacacaggagagaaaccgtatgagtgtcctgactgtgggaggcgttttcatcagaaaggaacccttcaatcacaccagctaaCTCACTGTACAGATAAACTATTTCtttgtgctgattgtgggaggagtttcagtcAGAAACAAGGACTTCAAagacaccagctaactcacagtacaaataaaccatttcactgtgctgattgtgggaaaggttTTAATCTTAAAACTTTACttcaagcacaccagcgaattcacacgggagagaaaccatttcactgtgctgattgtgggaggagttttaatcagaaaggaaaccttcaatcacaccagctaactcacacaggagagaaaccgtacgagtgtcctgactgtgggaggcgttttcatcagaaatgtaaccttaaaaaacaccagcgaattcacagaggagagaaaccgtttcactgtgctgattgtgggaagagttttaatcataaatgtaaccttcaaaaacaccagctaactcacacaggagagaaaccatttttgtgttctgactgtgggaggTGTTTTAGTCAGAAATGtaaccttaaaaaacaccagcgaattcacagaggagagaaaccgtttcactgtgctgattgtgggaggagttttaatcagaaaggtgaccttcaaaaacaccagcgaattcacacaggagagaaaccgtatgagtgtcctgactgtgggaggcgttttaatcagaaatctaaccttcaatcacaccagctatctcacagtacagataaaccgtttcactgtgctgattgtgggaaaggttttaatcagaaatgtgaCCTTCAAcaacaccagctaactcacacagGATAG